The nucleotide sequence ACTTCCATTGAAACCAGTGAGAGCTGTAGCTTCAGAAAGACCAAAACAGCCTCAGAGTGACTGCTGTAGTTTGAGGGCAGCTCTGGATGCTGTAGCAAAAGATTTGCCAGTAAAGGCTCAGTTACATTCTGTGAAGTAACTGTTGTGCAAGGTTACTGATTGTGACCATGTGAAAACACTTCCTGCTTGGAACATGAACATAAAGATGATCATGTGACAATAAAGTGCTCTGTCATGAGCATGAATCATGAGGATCCTGCTACAAGATCACAGGTGGTCCAGAAAATGAAGTGCTCTCTATACAGATGAGTGCTtgtgtgaaaaattaaaattacagtgttcttgctgctgctggcagcaatTATTGTCTTAAGCATCTAGaagaatggaaaacattttttttaatctgatctTTGATATGGTAAGTGCCatttaaaattccttccttAATAAAGACAATATTTAAGGTTATGAAGTGTTcttaattttcaatttcattttgttgGATTGGAAGACAGTGAGAGTGATTAGTGTTAAATAGCTTGGTTACTTTACTGATAAAATTCATGAGCATTATAGAACCCTATATGAGATCATGAGTTCTGTGCTCCTtaatttttgaaattctttGAAATCTACTATGAAAAtgacatttgttttaaaatatacgTAACCACTTCAATATTGTAAGCATAATAGTACAATAAAATCCCTGCCAAGCACTGTCATGTCTTTTGTAAACCCATGAAcacagttgggtttttttttataaaggaaaaaaaaggagtagaGGTGTTTGTCCTTTTAGAAGAGTAGTTGTGAGCTTGAAAGATCTTTGACTTTATGCCTCTTTATTTTCTAGGACCATCAGTCAAGAAGGAGACAATTTTAGTTACTTTTTTACATTATAATCTCCTGCttctaaaaaatgttttattattacTTGTTAATCCAtaagcatgttttaaaaatcaaagaaacCCATGTCAGTTTACTCCTTATGCTAAGGGAAATGCTGTATAATTGTTGCATATAATAATCCCATGTAACACAGCCTTTTACTCTTTTTACTTGGTCTACACATAGAGCTAAATTAatgtatttgcatttgtttgaaTTTATGACAATCATTGTAGCAGACTACATTTTATGAGTTTTATTTGGTGCTAGTGCTAAGTTAATTAAATACACTGAAATTCATAATATTTAGTCAATTATTTTTATGGTTGGTTTCACTTGGAGAAGGTGCCACTTTTTCATCACAAGGGGACTGTTACTCTGGCAATCataaatttttattaacttGTGTCAAAGATAACAGAAAACCCGTCAAAGAATCAGGTTTATAAATTCCCTATTAGATGCTAGCTAAACAAGGCATTACAGTTTAGCTGTAGGAGAGGTGGTACCTGTTTTAGTTCTCACATTATTTGGTGGTAGTATATTCCTTAGGTTTTGTACTGTGTGCTGTCATAAAATACCATGTTTTTCAAGAGAATATGAGTATCACCCACATAAAGGGAAATACAGTAGAGTGCAGCTAAAATTTTGTGATCAACATAGTTTATTTGCTTGAAATGCCTTGTTACAATAGCAGCAGATATGATCAGCATCTGGAAGTTGTGCTGATACAGAAACACAGAGCCCCAGATGTCACAAACTTTCAGCTTTGCATTGGAttcaaaaaaagatttttttttactagaaacCTGATTTTATATGAGTGCAGTATGTGGCTTAGTTAATTTAGCCTCATTAGTAAAAAGGACTTCCAAAAAGTGttaatgtctttattttttttccctcttcaggGACCCACAAGCGCTGAATTATTTTCTACATGGACCTAGTAGTAAATCTGTAAGTACATTGCTGTGTATTAGACATAGATAAGCTTCATTGAGTGTATTAGTtctaaacattatttttgtcttttaccAGAGCAATGAAGACTTGACTAATGCAGAATATTCTGTAGCCAACTCAAATTCAATTTTCGCCAACTCCAATGTAAGTGATGAGGAGATAAATTACATTAGTATTGAGATTGCATGCTTCTGTATGGCTTTACTTGGCTTTCATAAAACTGAATGAAGTAGATGTGGGTTTCAGCTTTTTCATGTGAAAGCTCTGAATACTAACATAGAACCTATCTTGTGCTGTTagtattttaagtatttcagTGGggaattaattgaaaaatactGTACTGTTGGGATGTGTTTTGTAAATATGTAAAGCAGCTTGCTGAGCAGTGAAAATGCTCTCTGGTGTAATTCTCCAGTAAACTGCATTTGTGGCTTTAGTCACTGTAGGAGTAGTAGTGCTCAAAGATAAACCTTGAAAGATAGTCATTCATATGCTCTCTGTGTATGTTAGAATACCTTTTGTGTCTTACTTTATGTAGATTCTGAgctggcagattttttttttaattaatgagtgattttttttttctttctgtatttttttttctttagactTCAGGAGGTAATTTTGGATGTGTCCTTCCTGTAATTTCAGTGTTAGGGAAGTTGCTTTAAATTCATTAAGTGCTACAAGAAGTCTTCAGTGTTCCTTCTTGCCAGGAGCGTTTTGCAGCCTTGGGCCACATTTCACACAACGAGGTTGTGGAATCCCAATCCTTGGTGATAAATTCAAGGCTCTAGTGTGGGTGGTAGTCATGCTTTGAGTAGAACATGGGACTGGATGACTTAAGAGATCCCTTCAGATCCACATTTCTTTGGTTtcatttgtgtgtttttaaaacaattgaATTGTTAATCCCACAATTAAGATATTTGAATACATAGAATAGGATTTTCTTGGTAATTCCTCTTTCTGTTGTACTGTTaccttttctctttgtcttaTGTTCATAACAGATACATGGATACACTTGTAGGCTAAATAATTGGcatgaagaaattctgaaaattattaatcTGTGTGTGGAGAATTAGTGGATTTCCTGTAGGCACAGTAGTGTAAGACAAGCTGGTTGAGATAATGGTGAGGGAGTAGGGTACCAAGAGTAACAGGGCATGCCGAGTTTTCAGCTTATGGGGAACAGTGGCTTTGACTTGGTACCAGGCTGTGGCCATTAGCAAACTCTCTGTATGCAGCACTGGCAAAGGGGGggtttgagaaaaaaacaggtttggggaaaaaagggtggCATATGACATGCATTTGTCATAGCCTAGACTTCCTAGTTGTTCTTTGTAGACATCCTTCTGATGAGCATGACTAGGTAGGCAGCAGTCAGGTGTTTCAGGTGTATTTTCAGAAAGTGAGTTTCCTTGAGTAATTTTGAGGGGCAGTGGGAGATTCTGGACAAGGTGGGTTAATCACCTAGGGAATAGCAgttggaagaaataaaatatttggtgaAAGCTAAGAGCTTTCTGGTGTGTTAAATTGGGAGTAAGTAATCCAGAAGACAGGTGATCAGAGGAGCAGGGATTCCTAGCATATGTTCCTAGGATGACATACTACAGTTTAATTCTCAGCATGCTCTGTCCTCATCCTTTTATATCTTCATAGGGAAAACCAATGCcatcttctcttccctcctctctcctgtgcTGACATAGGTGAAGAACGACTTGATTACAAACACAGATTCTTACAGTTCATTGGGAAGGAGCAAGTGTTGCCATAAACAGATCATTTCACAGTCCCTGCTTATAAAATGGGATACCTGAAAAGTTAAATGCTTCAGAGGCTTTTGTCATTAAAGTTTTTGCAGATATTGAAATATCTGTCTTTGTGTATATTCAGAATTGCTACCATGAAGTAGGATTGACTGTCTTGCTGCCTGTCTCAGCCCTTCAGTGGCAGAGTTTACAAATTCAGTGTCAAGGGTTCAGTGCCTCAGCTGGTAAGCATGCTCAGCCAACACCTAACACAAGCAAGATGAAGTTCCTActgactgaaggaaaagaaagcactCTTCCCACTCCCTTACACTGGCCCCcatgccccatcccagccttcCCTGAGTTGAGTCTGTACCACCTCTGCTGATTCCAGGTTGGTTTCCTGTGGCAGTTGTCATGAGAGGCTTCCCTAGCCATTGCCCTGTTACCTGGCTTGTACTGGGTGGCTGCTTCCATTCTCCTGTTACAGTAAAATAGGACAGCATAAGAGAGCAGAATATTCATGGAGCCAGTGAGAATAAGACTTTTCTTATTGGGCAGCAGATTCATGAAGCTGCAGAGCCTTTGGTTTCTTCTTGAACTTAGCGTGGCATTCTGCATGGCTCTTCTGAATCTGGACAGTAATGATTCAGATGTTAACTTGGAAGGTTACAGTTTTTGCAAATATAGTTATTTTCTAATGTTAAATagtcctgggagcagggaatgaatTGGGATTCTCAGTTCCATTGGGAGAGTTTTCAGCTATTAATCTTGATTGCATGTAATATTATTTATTAGTGTTATTATTGGTAGTAGTAATAGTTATATTGTTTGTACTAACTGGAATAGCATTACTGGAACTGTTTAAGTTACACAGTTGTAAAAGATTTCAGTTTGGCCCCTTACTTGGGGACAACTTAGAGATGCAATAGGGAATCCCCCTGAACCTGACATTGAGAGTCCTAATTATGGCCTAATTAGTGATTCCTTTTTACTCTGCCCAGTGGTAGCTAGGTACAGTTGAGAACCTGATTTGTAGCTTTAGGTGTTCCTGAGGTTCAGACACTGACACATTTAAGCAGTGGTTTAATTTCTCTATTAACATAAATGTTAAAAGCTTGTTGTAGTTTAATAGTTGtatcttgaaaatattttatctaatcttaagaaaaatcttttaatattttaaaacatgacTGAAGTTTCAGGAAATACAGTTTTTTTCAGAATCAGATTGGGGTAAAATTCTGAATAAGTATGCTTGGGGAACTGAAGTTAGGGTGGGGACATTATTATTGCAGGTGATAATTATGGCTTGCAGCATCTTCACACTGTTTACATGAGGTGAAAACAAGCGTCTGTGACCTTCAAGGAGTGAAGGCTCAGAGTATGAGTGTGACTGATAATTGCACACCCACAGTTTCCATTTATCCTGACCTAAAAAGAAACTGGTTGTTGCTTCTGAATAGCTGAGTTGTGATCATGCAATTTAGAAGGGTGTTCTTTGCCTAACTTAAAACTATCATGAGTATTATGATGCATTTAAATTTATCATTCTGTCTGCAGAAACATGATGCTTGTGTTGTCTAGGGTTTCTGGACAGAACTTTGTTTTAGGGAAATCTTGACAGTAGGCCAGAGTAAATAGGTTTTGATTTTCCTTATCATGGTGTTAATGGATGTGGATTTGGcggattttttctttaaaggtgCCAGTTAATATTTGTGGTACTTCCAATGTTTATAGTTCTCAGCAATCTTTTTATGAGCATAAACCACAGTCtgtaacactttttttttcttactcccttgtttcttaaatttttttaaacaaggaaTTAGCATAATGCCTTAACTTTATGAAATGGTCACTAGTTTACCGCAAGTGATAATAGAAATGCTGGAGGATTTTTAAGGCAAATCTTGTTTGATAGAAGTCAgtggaagaaaagctttcttctgccttttctctgcttctacTGTTGCTACTGAAGCCTTGCTCCAAACTGAATTAGAGTGGAGGTGTTATCCCTCCTCGTTTCTTTTAGCCTTTTGTCAGTAGAGTGCTCAGCttgaggaagggaaaatggCACTTAGAGAGCGTTTCATGTCCTCTTGAaacagtgcagctgcagagctaaGTGCTGTGTATTGAGAGATTTGAGAAGGGAGAGAAGCCTCTCCAGCAGTCTGAAGGTGTGAGCGGGGTATCCATGACCTGTTTGTGCTGGCTCACTGTATGGGGTCAACATCACCCTGCACATGCTATGGGAAGAGTATAATTCTATGAGAAAGTTTGCTTGCATGGAAAAATAACTAATGAGGAAACAAAGCAGATGCTGGAATTTCTGAAAGtgatttatttcttgttttgcatttcagaaCACTGATCCTAAGTCGTCTGTAAAAGGTGTAAGCGGTCAGCTTGGAGAGGGGCCTAGTGATGGACTGCAGCTGTCCAGTAGCCTTCAGTTTCTTGAAGATGAACTTGTGTCTTCTCCTTTACCTGATCTTACTGAGGATCAGCCTTTTGATATTCTTCAGAAGTCCTTGCAGGAGGCCAATATTACTGAACAGACTTTGGCGGAAGAGGCATATTTGGATGCCAGTGTAGGTTCTAGCCAACAGTTTGCACAAGCTCAGCTTCATCCTTCTTCATCAGCATCCTTTACTCAGGCTTCTAATGTTTCTAATTACTCAGGTCAGACATTGCAACCTATAGGAGTTACTCAAGTGGTACAGCAACCTGTTGGAGCATCTTTTGCAAGCAATACAGTTGGTGTGCAACATGGCTTTATGCAACACGTCGGAATTAGTGTTCCTGGCCAGCATTTGTCTAATAGCAGCCAGATTAGTGGTTCTGGGCAGATACAGCTGATTGGTTCATTTAGTAATCAACCTTCCATGATGACCATCAATAACCTGGATGGATCTCAGATAATACTGAAGGGCAATGGTCAGCAAACACCTGCGAACATGAGCAGTGGCCTCTTGGTTCATAGACAAACTCCAAATGGGAACTCGCTGTTCAGTAACTCAAATTCAAGTCCCGTAGCACAACCTGTAACTGTTCCATTTAACAGCACAAATTTTCAGACTTCATTGCCTGTCCATAATATCATAATTCAAAGGGGTTTGGCACCAAACTCTAACAAAGTTCCTATTAATATCCAACCAAAGCCTATTCAGATGGGTCAGCAGACTGCTTACAATGTGAATAACTTGGGAATACAGCAACATCATGTACAGCAAGGGATTCCATTTGCTTCTGCAAACTCACCTCAAAGTTCAGTAGTTGGTCCTCATATGTCTGTTAATATTGTTAATCAACaacaaaatacaagaaaatcAGTTACACCTCAGACAGTTAGCAATGCTGGAGGTAGTATTGTTATCCATTCTCCTATGGGACAGCCTCATGCACCTCAAAACCAGTTTCTCATACCTACAAGTTTGTCTGTTAATTCTAATTCAGTTCATCATGTCCAGGCCATAAATGGACAACTTCTTCAAACTCAGCCTTCCCAGCTGGTTCCTGGCCAAGTGTCTGCTGAGCACGTAATGCTCAACAGGAACTCTACAAACATGCTAAGAGCCAACCAGTCGTATTCAGGACAGATGCTGAATAATCAGAACACAGCTGTTCAGCTTGTTTCAGGCCAGACATTCACAGCTCCTGGAAACCAAGTTATAGTAAATCATGGAACTTCCCAAATTGTTGGTGGACaggtgccactgcagcaggCTTCGCCAACGGTGTTGCATTTGTCACCCAGCCAAGCTAGCGTTTCCCAAGGCAGGTCGAGTTTCACCACCATGTCACCTGGGCAGTCCACAGTCTCAAATATGTCAGCTTCTAGTCGATTTGCTGCTGCAAGTTCTTCTGGTTCAGTGcaccccagcctgggagcaTCCGTTCAGTCTGTCGCGTCGGGAGGGAACTTTACAGGAGATCAGCTGGGCCAGAACAGAGCTCAAGTTGCCGTCAGTGCGTCACATCGTCTTCCAGCATCCTCCTCCAAGTCTGTCAGCACCTTTAGTCACACGTCTGTGGGAGTAACACAACAACAGTTTGCCTTTGGTCAGGTATGAAAGCTGCATGAGAATGTAGCCAAAGAAAGGCTTCTAAGCTGTGCTAAAATTGGCTAATACTCAGAATGTTAATTTGCTCGTTTGTATTGTTACAAATACTGTGGAACTGCTGAAAATTACTGTAACCCAGAGTTGTCATTTCACATGGTATTTTCTAAATCTGTCACTCAGTGAACAACTCTGCCACTTCGATTAATCCCAAAGATTTTGTTGGTGATTTATAGTattattttcagaagtgcttAGCATTGATTTATGTCTGCTCCTGTTTAAAGGAATGGGCATTGTAAGCTTATGCAATTGCAAGCTCTCCTGTAAACCTTACCATAGGCTAGATGTAAAGGCTCAAGTTAAAAATCTTAGCACTTAAAAATCTTTTGACCTCACTAAAACCTATGCATTTTCAAGCTTTGACTTAATGAAATTAGAGATTAAAAGGCTTCTTGGGCTTTCTTTTGTTATTTATCATATTGATGCTTTTGTTATGTGTGGAGAAGTTAGAAGCTTTCAAATTTGATGCAAAGACAAGAAATGTTTCTTAGAatccttaaaaagaaataccTTTTAAAGCAGTTTGTAAAAGCGtagcattaaaaataatcctCTAAGAAGTCAAGctagtgtttaaaaaaaatttggaattcACTTTTAAGATTTGATGTTGTCTGTTTTGTCCAGTAGATACACTTGCAGTAAATATTCAACtcaaatttttctgttttcataagCAAACTTATAAACAGtcaaaagtttaaaagaaaaaaaatcataaacttACAGAGTGAATTGCCAATTTTAACTCAGTGACTTTTGACACAATTAACCACAAGCTATtaaatttctgtcatttttaaaacttttttttggtcattttgaAATACTGGTCATTTTTTGTCATTTAGAAACACTCTCTCAGAATGCATTTGCACTAATTagatctttctcttttttattttatttcttttacttagatctttctgtttccaaaggCCTGATGGATTGTTTTTTtaaccaaacccaaaatctTCAGTGAAATAATGTCTTAGAAAATaatgtgcatttaaaaatcagtatgaAGATGTTGTAGAAACACATTTGTAGTCTTTGCCAAGACTTCTGGGGCAGGTTGTAACGTTTTGTTTGCAGATGAGTAATTTGAGGCCTGACTTTCTCTTCATATGTCTGCATCTTACTATTTGCAGGTCACATGCTGGGTCAGTGAGTTTCAGCAGTTATAAAAGCAGATTAATTCTTTTTGCTGTAAAAGATCATGTTGTTCTTGTGCTGAAATTTCAGAGCTGTAAATGGGCACTTACAGAGAACAAATGCCACTATTTGCCAGAATGTTTTTAGTGTGTTTGTACTTGCATTTTAAACATTGTACTTTATACTAAACCATGTATCATTCAGTTGCTAAGCAGTGGAGGGTTTGTTCCACTCTGAggtggtggtttggtttttttttggtttttgtttttttttgggaaagcCAGCTTCATCATCTTGCAGTTTTGGACTCTGAGAAGCTGTTTTCTGAAGCCCACTTGTAGTGGGAAATGAGTGGTCTTGTAGAATGCAACTGGTATATATTTGTGCTGTTAGTGTAATTTCTGTTCCCTTCTGATTTACTTTATAAAATTCCTGAACTTGGAGGGATTGAGATGTGTGGAATTTCACCACTGATGAGTTTGAAGTTAAAAAAGTATACATGGAGATGAATTTTAGGTgctctttccttgtttttcttaaagCTTTCGGTACGTATTTCCctgtgacttttaaaaaatttgttctttatttcaTGTATGTGCCACAGAAAAAGGCTGTGAACCAGACATCACCAGTTTCTGCATCGAAGACACAGGACAATTTGAGACAGCCTCAGCTAACAAATCTTCTGAGCAACACACTATCAGGTCAACTAAGGtctttttaacataattttcttaattttctgcAGCAACAGAGATTTGTTCTACTTCAGTGTGTCAGACTTGCATAAGTGCCTCATGCTCATATGGTTCTAAAGGTCgctggaattttatttttagaagaattGAAGCtatatttttcagtattaattgtgtgcttt is from Serinus canaria isolate serCan28SL12 chromosome 3, serCan2020, whole genome shotgun sequence and encodes:
- the BICRAL gene encoding BRD4-interacting chromatin-remodeling complex-associated protein-like, whose product is MDDDDDESCLLDLIGDPQALNYFLHGPSSKSSNEDLTNAEYSVANSNSIFANSNNTDPKSSVKGVSGQLGEGPSDGLQLSSSLQFLEDELVSSPLPDLTEDQPFDILQKSLQEANITEQTLAEEAYLDASVGSSQQFAQAQLHPSSSASFTQASNVSNYSGQTLQPIGVTQVVQQPVGASFASNTVGVQHGFMQHVGISVPGQHLSNSSQISGSGQIQLIGSFSNQPSMMTINNLDGSQIILKGNGQQTPANMSSGLLVHRQTPNGNSLFSNSNSSPVAQPVTVPFNSTNFQTSLPVHNIIIQRGLAPNSNKVPINIQPKPIQMGQQTAYNVNNLGIQQHHVQQGIPFASANSPQSSVVGPHMSVNIVNQQQNTRKSVTPQTVSNAGGSIVIHSPMGQPHAPQNQFLIPTSLSVNSNSVHHVQAINGQLLQTQPSQLVPGQVSAEHVMLNRNSTNMLRANQSYSGQMLNNQNTAVQLVSGQTFTAPGNQVIVNHGTSQIVGGQVPLQQASPTVLHLSPSQASVSQGRSSFTTMSPGQSTVSNMSASSRFAAASSSGSVHPSLGASVQSVASGGNFTGDQLGQNRAQVAVSASHRLPASSSKSVSTFSHTSVGVTQQQFAFGQKKAVNQTSPVSASKTQDNLRQPQLTNLLSNTLSGQDSGGKIIQQSLGTAQPQEKVIGSSSVQQSIQVDGHLVGQKRPAAKQLTKGAFILQQLQKDQVHAVTPDKSRFRSLNDAVQRLLSYHVCQGSLPTEEDLRKVDSEFESVATQLLKRTQAMLNKYRCLLIEDAMRINPSAEMVMIDRMFNQEERASLTREKRLALVDPDGYQADFCCSAKQFEKTAEEAQSSKSDHQSSKTLPSRSQTTKTQARDRPKSSSAESTNHSKLPIVPNNILTPQEGKASTKKSESLTKALKFEKANCSSESQYVALSEERMSGKDLAKSAENSSSSEDLSKIVSRGSYGTHNKISRNAVQSFSKVTCNNSLQDKTLRSSPKNEVLHPDNRKGSGEPQEDLLLSKSLETTFKNILELKKAGRQPQNEATSSGSVELEFPNFSPIASQENCLEKFIPDHSESVVETDSILEAAVNSILEC